Proteins encoded within one genomic window of Anopheles gambiae chromosome 3, idAnoGambNW_F1_1, whole genome shotgun sequence:
- the LOC1279498 gene encoding mpv17-like protein, with protein sequence MSAFAQWIKRYPVVRGMITYSFLWPTGCFIQQKLSGKKLDEIDWKKCWRFFFYGGFIVAPSLYCWIRVASIMWPNQNLKSAVAKALTEQISYTPMAMTAFYFSMSLLESKTVEESLNEVRVKLFPTYKVALCIWPFIQTFNFSVVPEKNRVPFVSMCSLLWTIFLAYMKQKEQKELEAGIFVK encoded by the exons atgtcTGCATTTGCGCAATGGATTAAGCGTTACCCTGTAGTACGAGGCATGATTACGTACAGTTTTCTATGGCCAACGGGATGTTTCATTCAACAAAAACTCTCCGGCAAAAAGCTTG ATGAAATCGATTGGAAGAAGTGTTGGCGATTTTTCTTCTACGGTGGATTCATTGTCGCCCCATCGTTGTACTGTTGGATACGGGTAGCCTCGATCATGTGGCCAAACCAAAATCTAAAATCAGCCGTTGCCAAG GCTTTGACGGAGCAAATCAGCTATACACCGATGGCAATGACTGCGTTCTACTTCAGCATGAGCCTACTGGAGTCAAAAACTGTGGAGGAGTCACTAAACGAAGTACGAGTGAAGCTGTTTCCTACTTACAAG GTCGCACTGTGTATCTGGcctttcatacaaacattcaacTTTTCCGTGGTTCCAGAAAAAAATCGCGTACCTTTCGTCAGTATGTGTAGTCTACTGTGGACCATATTTTTAGCTTACATGaaacaaaaagagcaaaaggAACTCGAAGCCGGTATTTTCGTAAAATAA